The following is a genomic window from Chitinophaga caseinilytica.
GGTGTTCCAATGCTTTTTATTCATATGATAGCCGGGCAGCACGCCTTCATACCTTTCCCGCAGCTCTTCCACCAATTCCGGATCGCATTTCAGGTTGATACTTTCGAACGATTCGATGTCGACCAAAGCGAACAGTTTACCCATGACGGTAAATACCAGCGTGGTTTCCCCGAAAGGGAACCCTTCGGCGGTGCCGGGAAGAGAAAGGCAGTATTTCTGGAGTTTCTCGAGATTCATGCCCACAATTTACTGAAAAACTTCTTTGTGGAGGAAAGACCGGTTTCGGATAGGAATCCTTACTTTTTTGGCCAGCCTTTCCATTTGATTTATAAAGGAATGCCGGCATTCAACGAACATTTTACATCAACTCAACAGACTGAAAATCAACGTTAACTTACAATTAAATGTTAAATAACGGCTGTTTTGATGGGAAATGGTTAGGGTAGGGGTTTAAGTAACCGTGGATAAGATTTTAATGCTCAGGATATTAATTCTTACCAAAAAATGTGGTATTGTTTCAGCATTGGCCCTGCATCACCCCAAAAACAGCTTTTGGAGGAGCCGAAAAACGCCTGTGCGGAAAATCGGGCGCGACCGAAATTTACATTGGTGGTTTTTCGGAATATGTGATGAAAAACGGTAATTTGGCTCGCCATGAAAACCGTAGGCTAATCCCGATTCCTTCCACTTTGCATGCAATAACAACCTATATGAGTACATTCAAATCCATCCTGATCCCAGCTGTTACGCTGGCCGCCGGACTAGCGGCAGGTTATTGGTGGGCCCAATCCAAGAATTCGGGGGGCATCACCGGCATTCCTGTACCAGACTCGTCGCGGTACGTATGCAATTCATCGACGAAAGTTCCTGATGAAGACCTTCTGACGGTAGACACCGCCTTCAACATGATCGCCCGGTACGGCAAAAAGCTCCCGCCGGATTCCACCCACACCCGCAGCATCTGGTTCTCGACGGAACGGATCCATTCGCTGCTTTGCATCCTGCAGCGCGACAAGCTCAGCGGTGTCCGTTTCTATTTCGCGGAATATGCGGAAGACTATCCGGTAGCGCATGAGCCCGGCGCGATCGGCCACAATCCGGTTAAACCGTACTGGGGCCACACCACCATGGTGCTCGTGACCACCCGCGAACAGGGCAGATTGCACCTAGACCACATCAAAGTCAAACTTGGTGGCAACGGCGCCCCCGAAGAAGGCGCGATCTTCACCGGCACACCGCCAGACGATCCGGAAAACAACGGGGAACTCTGTCCGCCGCCCAAAAATTGCTTCTCGAAAGGCGCGTATTTCCTCGCGCCGAACGTCGACAGCACCAAAAAACACATTTATAACTAATGCATTATTTCACCGTCAACACGGTAGCCGAATGGATCTGCTTCCTCACCGCCCTTGTCTGCCTCCGGCGCGACAAGGACCCGGTGTGGAGGCGGTTTCCGTTCTACCTTCTCCTTGTTTGCCTCGTCGAAACCGGCGGAATTTTCATGCGGACCGAACTGAAGATGCCCAATGCACCTATCTACAACGTCTACATGCTCGCCGAATGTTTCGCCATGACTACCTTCCTGTACCATCTTATTAAGCCGTATGGCATGAAAATCTGGGTCCCGCTGGCTTGGGGCGCCATCTTCCTCGCCGCATGGCTCGTGGAATCGCTCGACGGCGACTTCGGGACGTACTCCCGGCAAACGGCCATCCTGCTTTCCATCGCCGTCGTAGTAGCCTGCCTCTATTATTTTTACCTCGTGCTGCGGGACGACCGTTACGTTCGCCTGGCCACCCATCCGCCGTTCTGGTGGGTGAGCGGTACGCTCATGTTTTACTTCGGCGGCATCGCCACGTACATTTTTTTCCAGTATCTCCTGGAGGCTTCTTCGGTCGAGGGTATCCGGTTTTCCCTCAGGTATGTTATTTTTAAGGTCCTGAACGTGCTGTTATACGGCAGCTGGACTTACGCTTTTATATGCAGGTACCGACAAACGAAATATTAACCCTGATCATCTGGGTGAGCGCGGTTTTCCTCATCGCCCCGCTGTTCCTCATTGTATATGTGAGCGTGTATAACGCCCGCAAAAAGAAACATCTGGAAGAAACCGAGCGCATGCGGAACGCATTCAAAACAGAGCTTTTACAGACCCAGATGGAGGTGCAGGAGCAAACGCTCAAAACCATCGGCAACGATCTGCACGACAATATCAACCAGCTCCTCGGGCTGATGACCATCACTTTAAGCGCGGTCGACCTTTCCGACAAGGAAAAAGCGGCAGAGAAGATTTCTGCCGCGGAAGCCCTCGCGCGCCGGTCTATCCGTGAAATCCGCGCACTGTCGCGCCTCATGCATGGCGAAGAGCTCGTAGGCAAAGGGCTCCCGCACGCCATTTCGTTCGAGCTGGACTGGCTGGAGAAATCGGGCCGGTACCAGGTCCACCGGAAAGGCACGCTCAACGGTATGCCGAAACACCCTGAAACTGAATTATTTGTGTTCCGCATTTTCCAGGAAACGCTGCATAACATCATCCGTCATGCCCAGGCCACGTCGGTGACGGTGGAACAAGCCTGGGTGGATAACATCCTGACGCTCACGCTGATCGACGACGGCGCCGGCTTCGATGTAGAAGCGGCACTTTCGAACCCCTCGGGCATGGGCCTCCAGAATATCCGCAAAAGAGCCGCCATGATAGGGGGCTCGGCCGTTATAAAATCCGTTCCCGGAAAAGGATCATCCGTTACCATCACCGTTCCCCGCGCAAATCACAACCATGCAACATAAAACCATCCACATCGCTATCGTAGACGACCACACGCTGTTTCGCCAGGGGCTTACCAGCCTGCTGTCGGAATACCCCGATATCCGCGTCGCCTTCGAAGCCGCCCACGGCAATGAAATGAAAGAGCGCCTCGGATCTGCGCCGCCGCCAGACGTGGTTTTGATGGACATCAACATGCCCGTCATGGACGGTTTCGAGTCTACTCAATGGCTCAAACAGCATCACCCCGACGTGAAAGTACTGGCACTCAGCACTTTCGAAGACGACAAGCCCATTATCAAAATGCTGAAGAACGGCGCCGGTGGCTACCTCGTGAAGGAATCCCGCATCGCCGATGTGGTGCACGCCATCCGCACGATCCACGAGCAGGGGTATTTCCTC
Proteins encoded in this region:
- a CDS encoding sensor histidine kinase, which produces MQVPTNEILTLIIWVSAVFLIAPLFLIVYVSVYNARKKKHLEETERMRNAFKTELLQTQMEVQEQTLKTIGNDLHDNINQLLGLMTITLSAVDLSDKEKAAEKISAAEALARRSIREIRALSRLMHGEELVGKGLPHAISFELDWLEKSGRYQVHRKGTLNGMPKHPETELFVFRIFQETLHNIIRHAQATSVTVEQAWVDNILTLTLIDDGAGFDVEAALSNPSGMGLQNIRKRAAMIGGSAVIKSVPGKGSSVTITVPRANHNHAT
- a CDS encoding response regulator transcription factor, whose amino-acid sequence is MQHKTIHIAIVDDHTLFRQGLTSLLSEYPDIRVAFEAAHGNEMKERLGSAPPPDVVLMDINMPVMDGFESTQWLKQHHPDVKVLALSTFEDDKPIIKMLKNGAGGYLVKESRIADVVHAIRTIHEQGYFLNELISAKMLRSIQDNPTPGALQVQLSDNEITFLRHCCSELTYKEIASEMKLSPHTIDNYRQELFDRLAIKSRTGLVLFAIKNELYAP
- a CDS encoding MmcQ/YjbR family DNA-binding protein, with amino-acid sequence MNLEKLQKYCLSLPGTAEGFPFGETTLVFTVMGKLFALVDIESFESINLKCDPELVEELRERYEGVLPGYHMNKKHWNTVLLDGSIPDRLLLEWTRNSYDLVVKGLPKKVREQLG